One window of the Papaver somniferum cultivar HN1 unplaced genomic scaffold, ASM357369v1 unplaced-scaffold_115, whole genome shotgun sequence genome contains the following:
- the LOC113329237 gene encoding kinesin-like protein KIN-14R isoform X1, whose translation MISIPMDEENTLETLDVGFTVYDWQKELVSDTAGLLESFHCMSGSRLVPSAIPKLNSMEDFVEPEYLTCKNCSTEIEVPYTQKKLTAKFEKKIEELTSQCQMKTNEYYEASMALTASNEQLEKVRTELDGKMIELHALDKTVEKQAAELSDVSCIHECGKKSWVVAINDLERKIKIMKTEQSQVSLEAHECANSIPDLNQMVSAVQALVAECDDLKSKYLEEQTMRKKPYNQLQESKVEPGPAKKQVDNVELQKLKTMLDKVKQESRSKDESLIKLEDNLQNLEIQARSKDQLCKTQLEKVKELEGQINSKMAMHKQSEKQVWQLNEKLKSREETCSSLQHKVKELESKLKEGEHMESSALQQKIKVLEIKLKEKAQQQSDPMDLQQKVRELENRLKETVQKQAESVILQQKVKELESKLKDRERNADSALLHQKNKELEVKLREREQQLKSMPQLSHSSNFKEYVSENGSQSMVRRKRKLSSGPSNSLLEKNIRPVEAKKARLLSVDPKALARVARKAKTGNVSRLSSHNKEDPIKERDKTRGWLR comes from the exons ATGATCTCAATTCCAATGGATGAAGAAAACACATTAGAAACCCTAGATGTTGGTTTCACGGTGTATGATTGGCAAAAAGAGTTAGTATCTGATACAGCAGGTTTACTGGAATCCTTTCATTGTATGTCTGGCTCCAGATTGGTTCCTTCTGCGATTCCAAAACTCAACTCAATGG AGGATTTTGTGGAACCGGAATACCTTACATGCAAAAATTGTTCAACTGAGATTGAAGTTCCTTACACTCAG AAGAAATTGACGGCTAAGTTTGAGAAGAAGATAGAAGAATTGACTAGCCAGTGCCAGATGAAGACTAATGAGTACTACGAAGCTTCGATGGCACTTACAGCTTCTAATGAGCAGTTGGAGAAGGTTCGAACCGAGCTTGATGGCAAGATGATTGAACTCCATGCTCTTG ATAAAACCGTGGAAAAACAAGCAGCGGAGTTGAGTGATGTTTCTTGTATACATGAATGTGGTAAGAAGTCTTGGGTTGTAGCTATTAATGACTTGGAAAGAAAAATCAAG ATTATGAAAACAGAGCAGTCACAGGTGTCTCTTGAAGCCCATGAATGTGCTAATTCGATTCCTGATTTAAATCAAATGGTGTCTGCTGTTCAAGCATTGG TTGCGGAATGTGATGATCTCAAAAGCAAGTACTTGGAGGAACAAACAATGAGAAAGAAACCATACAACCAACTTCAGGAGTCTAAAGTTGAGCCAGGTCCTGCAAAGAAGCAAGTCGACAATGTTGAGCTTCAAAAGTTGAAAACAATG CTTGATAAAGTAAAACAAGAGTCCAGATCCAAAGACGAGTCCTTAATAAAGTTAGAAGATAACTTACAAAACTTGGAAATTCAAGCGAGATCCAAGGATCAGCTGTGCAAAACCCAACTGGAAAAAGTTAAAGAACTAGAAGGACAAATAAATTCAAAGATGGCAATGCACAAACAATCTGAGAAACAAGTTTGGCAACTTAATGAGAAATTGAAGAGCAGAGAAGAAACTTGCAGCAGTCTTCAACACAAGGTCAAAGAGCTCGAGAGTAAACTGAAAGAAGGAGAACACATGGAGTCTTCGGCACTACAACAAAAG ATtaaggtgctcgaaatcaaactAAAAGAGAAAGCTCAGCAGCAATCTGACCCTATGGACCTTCAACAAAAG GTAAGGGAGCTCGAAAACAGGCTGAAGGAAACAGTGCAAAAGCAGGCTGAGTCTGtgattcttcaacaaaag GTGAAGGAGCTCGAAAGCAAGCTTAAAGATCGAGAACGGAATGCGGATTCAGCACTTCTTCATCAAAAG AATAAGGAGCTTGAAGTAAAACTTAGAGAGCGAGAACAACAATTGAAGTCTATGCCCCAACTGTCGCATTCTTCTAATTTCAAAGAATATGTGAGTGAAAACGGAAGCCAGTCGATggtaagaaggaaaagaaaacttAGTAGTGGTCCATCCAATTCTTTGCTCGAGAAGAATATAAGGCCTGTGGAAGCGAAGAAAGCTAGGCTACTTTCAGTAGATCCTAAAGCATTGGCAAGAGTTGCAAGAAAAGCAAAAACAGGGAATGTTTCTCGGCTTTCATCACATAACAAGGAGGATCCTATCAAAGAACGAGATAAGACGAGAGGGTGGCTTAGATAG
- the LOC113329237 gene encoding kinesin-like protein KIN-14R isoform X2, whose translation MKTNEYYEASMALTASNEQLEKVRTELDGKMIELHALDKTVEKQAAELSDVSCIHECGKKSWVVAINDLERKIKIMKTEQSQVSLEAHECANSIPDLNQMVSAVQALVAECDDLKSKYLEEQTMRKKPYNQLQESKVEPGPAKKQVDNVELQKLKTMLDKVKQESRSKDESLIKLEDNLQNLEIQARSKDQLCKTQLEKVKELEGQINSKMAMHKQSEKQVWQLNEKLKSREETCSSLQHKVKELESKLKEGEHMESSALQQKIKVLEIKLKEKAQQQSDPMDLQQKVRELENRLKETVQKQAESVILQQKVKELESKLKDRERNADSALLHQKNKELEVKLREREQQLKSMPQLSHSSNFKEYVSENGSQSMVRRKRKLSSGPSNSLLEKNIRPVEAKKARLLSVDPKALARVARKAKTGNVSRLSSHNKEDPIKERDKTRGWLR comes from the exons ATGAAGACTAATGAGTACTACGAAGCTTCGATGGCACTTACAGCTTCTAATGAGCAGTTGGAGAAGGTTCGAACCGAGCTTGATGGCAAGATGATTGAACTCCATGCTCTTG ATAAAACCGTGGAAAAACAAGCAGCGGAGTTGAGTGATGTTTCTTGTATACATGAATGTGGTAAGAAGTCTTGGGTTGTAGCTATTAATGACTTGGAAAGAAAAATCAAG ATTATGAAAACAGAGCAGTCACAGGTGTCTCTTGAAGCCCATGAATGTGCTAATTCGATTCCTGATTTAAATCAAATGGTGTCTGCTGTTCAAGCATTGG TTGCGGAATGTGATGATCTCAAAAGCAAGTACTTGGAGGAACAAACAATGAGAAAGAAACCATACAACCAACTTCAGGAGTCTAAAGTTGAGCCAGGTCCTGCAAAGAAGCAAGTCGACAATGTTGAGCTTCAAAAGTTGAAAACAATG CTTGATAAAGTAAAACAAGAGTCCAGATCCAAAGACGAGTCCTTAATAAAGTTAGAAGATAACTTACAAAACTTGGAAATTCAAGCGAGATCCAAGGATCAGCTGTGCAAAACCCAACTGGAAAAAGTTAAAGAACTAGAAGGACAAATAAATTCAAAGATGGCAATGCACAAACAATCTGAGAAACAAGTTTGGCAACTTAATGAGAAATTGAAGAGCAGAGAAGAAACTTGCAGCAGTCTTCAACACAAGGTCAAAGAGCTCGAGAGTAAACTGAAAGAAGGAGAACACATGGAGTCTTCGGCACTACAACAAAAG ATtaaggtgctcgaaatcaaactAAAAGAGAAAGCTCAGCAGCAATCTGACCCTATGGACCTTCAACAAAAG GTAAGGGAGCTCGAAAACAGGCTGAAGGAAACAGTGCAAAAGCAGGCTGAGTCTGtgattcttcaacaaaag GTGAAGGAGCTCGAAAGCAAGCTTAAAGATCGAGAACGGAATGCGGATTCAGCACTTCTTCATCAAAAG AATAAGGAGCTTGAAGTAAAACTTAGAGAGCGAGAACAACAATTGAAGTCTATGCCCCAACTGTCGCATTCTTCTAATTTCAAAGAATATGTGAGTGAAAACGGAAGCCAGTCGATggtaagaaggaaaagaaaacttAGTAGTGGTCCATCCAATTCTTTGCTCGAGAAGAATATAAGGCCTGTGGAAGCGAAGAAAGCTAGGCTACTTTCAGTAGATCCTAAAGCATTGGCAAGAGTTGCAAGAAAAGCAAAAACAGGGAATGTTTCTCGGCTTTCATCACATAACAAGGAGGATCCTATCAAAGAACGAGATAAGACGAGAGGGTGGCTTAGATAG
- the LOC113329239 gene encoding phosphoglycerate mutase-like protein 1 isoform X2, translated as MDSSATTTLFPLHRTKILHLVRHAQGVHNVEGEKDFSAYKSEEFFDAQLTPLGWEQVDNLHEHIHECGLDKKVELVVVSPLLRTLQTAVGAFGATTLMVANAGNSNRSAISSLNIPPFVAVELCREQLGVHPCDRRRSISEYRCIFPAIDFSLIKDEEDVLWEADVRESKEAVATRGMEFINWLWTRKEKEIAVVTHRAFLRQTLAELGDDCHITVQKEIRKPFANCELRSVVIIDRGLIGSDTSVTNYPGKIPIGLDLPSDAALDKHPAEQGAPNS; from the exons ATGGATAGCTCGGCGACTACAACTCTCTTTCCGTTGCACCGTACTAAGATTTTGCATCTG GTGAGGCATGCTCAAGGAGTTCACAATGTAGAAGGAGAAAAGGATTTCAGCGCTTACAAATCTGAAGAATTCTTTGATGCTCAGCTTACTCCTCTAGGATGGGAGCAG GTAGACAACTTGCATGAGCATATTCATGAATGTGGACTCGATAAGAAAGTTGAATTAGTCGTCGTATCTCCGTTACTAAG GACGTTGCAAACAGCTGTTGGAGCATTTGGTGCCACAACACTAATGGTGGCAAATGCAGGGAATAGCAATCGTTCGGCAATCTCAAGCTTAAATATCCCACCATTCGTAGCAGTGGAGCTTTGCCGAGAACAATTG GGTGTTCACCCATGTGATAGGAGGAGAAGTATATCCGAATATCGATGCATCTTTCCTGCAATTGATTTCTCACTG ATAAAAGATGAGGAGGATGTTTTGTGGGAGGCTGATGTCAGAGAGTCGAAAGAAGCTGTTGCCACCAGGGGAATGGAATTTATCaattg GTTGTGGACACGTAAAGAGAAAGAGATTGCAGTAGTCACCCATAGAGCTTTCTTGCGTCAGACCCTTGCTGAACTTGGAGACGACTGCCACATAACAGTGCAGAAAGAAATCCGCAAACC CTTCGCCAATTGCGAACTTCGTTCTGTGGTTATCATTGATCGTGG CTTGATAGGGTCTGATACTTCAGTTACTAACTACCCTGGAAAGATCCCTATTGGGCTAGATCTTCCTAGTGATGCTGCACTCGACAAGCACCCGGCAGAGCAAGGAGCACCAAATTCCTAA
- the LOC113329239 gene encoding phosphoglycerate mutase-like protein 1 isoform X3 yields MDSSATTTLFPLHRTKILHLVRHAQGVHNVEGEKDFSAYKSEEFFDAQLTPLGWEQVDNLHEHIHECGLDKKVELVVVSPLLRTLQTAVGAFGATTLMVANAGNSNRSAISSLNIPPFVAVELCREQLIKDEEDVLWEADVRESKEAVATRGMEFINWLWTRKEKEIAVVTHRAFLRQTLAELGDDCHITVQKEIRKPFANCELRSVVIIDRGLIGSDTSVTNYPGKIPIGLDLPSDAALDKHPAEQGAPNS; encoded by the exons ATGGATAGCTCGGCGACTACAACTCTCTTTCCGTTGCACCGTACTAAGATTTTGCATCTG GTGAGGCATGCTCAAGGAGTTCACAATGTAGAAGGAGAAAAGGATTTCAGCGCTTACAAATCTGAAGAATTCTTTGATGCTCAGCTTACTCCTCTAGGATGGGAGCAG GTAGACAACTTGCATGAGCATATTCATGAATGTGGACTCGATAAGAAAGTTGAATTAGTCGTCGTATCTCCGTTACTAAG GACGTTGCAAACAGCTGTTGGAGCATTTGGTGCCACAACACTAATGGTGGCAAATGCAGGGAATAGCAATCGTTCGGCAATCTCAAGCTTAAATATCCCACCATTCGTAGCAGTGGAGCTTTGCCGAGAACAATTG ATAAAAGATGAGGAGGATGTTTTGTGGGAGGCTGATGTCAGAGAGTCGAAAGAAGCTGTTGCCACCAGGGGAATGGAATTTATCaattg GTTGTGGACACGTAAAGAGAAAGAGATTGCAGTAGTCACCCATAGAGCTTTCTTGCGTCAGACCCTTGCTGAACTTGGAGACGACTGCCACATAACAGTGCAGAAAGAAATCCGCAAACC CTTCGCCAATTGCGAACTTCGTTCTGTGGTTATCATTGATCGTGG CTTGATAGGGTCTGATACTTCAGTTACTAACTACCCTGGAAAGATCCCTATTGGGCTAGATCTTCCTAGTGATGCTGCACTCGACAAGCACCCGGCAGAGCAAGGAGCACCAAATTCCTAA
- the LOC113329239 gene encoding phosphoglycerate mutase-like protein 1 isoform X1, whose protein sequence is MDSSATTTLFPLHRTKILHLVRHAQGVHNVEGEKDFSAYKSEEFFDAQLTPLGWEQVDNLHEHIHECGLDKKVELVVVSPLLRTLQTAVGAFGATTLMVANAGNSNRSAISSLNIPPFVAVELCREQLVQAGLGGYGQAEFFRGVHPCDRRRSISEYRCIFPAIDFSLIKDEEDVLWEADVRESKEAVATRGMEFINWLWTRKEKEIAVVTHRAFLRQTLAELGDDCHITVQKEIRKPFANCELRSVVIIDRGLIGSDTSVTNYPGKIPIGLDLPSDAALDKHPAEQGAPNS, encoded by the exons ATGGATAGCTCGGCGACTACAACTCTCTTTCCGTTGCACCGTACTAAGATTTTGCATCTG GTGAGGCATGCTCAAGGAGTTCACAATGTAGAAGGAGAAAAGGATTTCAGCGCTTACAAATCTGAAGAATTCTTTGATGCTCAGCTTACTCCTCTAGGATGGGAGCAG GTAGACAACTTGCATGAGCATATTCATGAATGTGGACTCGATAAGAAAGTTGAATTAGTCGTCGTATCTCCGTTACTAAG GACGTTGCAAACAGCTGTTGGAGCATTTGGTGCCACAACACTAATGGTGGCAAATGCAGGGAATAGCAATCGTTCGGCAATCTCAAGCTTAAATATCCCACCATTCGTAGCAGTGGAGCTTTGCCGAGAACAATTG GTACAGGCGGGCTTGGGCGGGTACGGGCAGGCTGAGTTTTTTCGG GGTGTTCACCCATGTGATAGGAGGAGAAGTATATCCGAATATCGATGCATCTTTCCTGCAATTGATTTCTCACTG ATAAAAGATGAGGAGGATGTTTTGTGGGAGGCTGATGTCAGAGAGTCGAAAGAAGCTGTTGCCACCAGGGGAATGGAATTTATCaattg GTTGTGGACACGTAAAGAGAAAGAGATTGCAGTAGTCACCCATAGAGCTTTCTTGCGTCAGACCCTTGCTGAACTTGGAGACGACTGCCACATAACAGTGCAGAAAGAAATCCGCAAACC CTTCGCCAATTGCGAACTTCGTTCTGTGGTTATCATTGATCGTGG CTTGATAGGGTCTGATACTTCAGTTACTAACTACCCTGGAAAGATCCCTATTGGGCTAGATCTTCCTAGTGATGCTGCACTCGACAAGCACCCGGCAGAGCAAGGAGCACCAAATTCCTAA